Proteins from one Comamonas flocculans genomic window:
- the clsB gene encoding cardiolipin synthase ClsB, which yields MPLPAFAGSDHRIKLLQGSQEFFPALIAELDGAQRDVQFETYIFSTMGEGASVAAALERAARRGVRVRMVVDGVGTGRIAEPWGTRLVQAGVQLRVYSPLGPLGLLLPSRWRRLHRKLCVVDARVLFCGGINVLDDFEDPYRGRLEAPRLDFAVQVQGSMVAYACAVMDLLWLRMQAVHEVRRRQLAHALQDWRAAQALHRLRARTPRQGRGVRAALLLRDNLRLRTRIERSYRRAIAQAREEIIIANAYFIPGGKLRRALVLAAERGVRVHLLLQGRYEYFMQYHAARPVYGALLAAGVHIHEYAPSFLHAKVAVVDAEGARPWATVGSSNLDPLSLLLAREANVMVRDAEFARILRARLMQAIDGCEPLAAQTYANRPWHERVLDRIAHVLMRVALWVTGKDY from the coding sequence ATGCCGCTGCCAGCGTTTGCCGGGTCGGACCACCGCATCAAGCTGCTGCAGGGCTCGCAGGAGTTCTTTCCCGCGCTCATTGCCGAGCTCGACGGCGCGCAGCGCGACGTGCAGTTCGAGACCTACATCTTCAGCACCATGGGCGAGGGCGCCAGCGTGGCCGCCGCGCTGGAGCGCGCCGCGCGCCGTGGCGTGCGGGTGCGCATGGTGGTGGACGGCGTGGGCACCGGGCGCATCGCCGAGCCCTGGGGAACGCGCCTGGTGCAGGCCGGCGTGCAACTGCGCGTGTATTCGCCGCTCGGGCCGCTGGGCCTGCTGCTGCCCAGCCGCTGGCGGCGCCTGCACCGCAAGCTGTGCGTGGTCGATGCGCGCGTGCTGTTTTGCGGTGGCATCAACGTGCTGGACGACTTTGAAGACCCCTACCGCGGCCGGCTGGAGGCGCCGCGCCTGGACTTTGCGGTGCAGGTGCAGGGCAGCATGGTGGCCTATGCCTGCGCGGTGATGGACCTGCTGTGGCTGCGCATGCAGGCCGTGCACGAGGTACGCCGGCGCCAACTGGCGCATGCGCTGCAGGACTGGCGCGCCGCGCAGGCGCTGCACCGGCTGCGTGCGCGCACGCCCCGGCAGGGGCGGGGGGTGCGCGCCGCACTGCTGCTGCGCGACAACCTGCGCCTGCGCACCCGCATCGAGCGCTCCTACCGCCGCGCGATCGCCCAGGCACGCGAGGAGATCATCATCGCCAACGCCTACTTCATTCCCGGCGGCAAGCTGCGCCGCGCGCTGGTGTTGGCCGCCGAGCGTGGCGTGCGCGTGCACCTGCTGCTGCAGGGCCGCTACGAATACTTCATGCAGTACCACGCGGCTCGCCCGGTCTATGGCGCCCTGCTCGCCGCGGGCGTGCACATCCATGAATACGCGCCGAGCTTTCTGCACGCCAAGGTGGCGGTGGTGGACGCCGAGGGGGCACGCCCCTGGGCCACGGTCGGATCGAGCAACCTCGATCCGCTGAGCCTGCTGCTGGCGCGCGAAGCCAACGTGATGGTGCGCGACGCCGAGTTCGCCCGCATCCTGCGTGCACGCCTGATGCAGGCCATCGACGGCTGCGAGCCGCTGGCCGCGCAGACCTACGCCAACCGCCCCTGGCACGAGAGGGTGCTGGACCGCATCGCCCACGTGCTTATGCGCGTGGCGCTCTGGGTCACCGGCAAGGACTATTGA
- the folE gene encoding GTP cyclohydrolase I has product MNQASSLAPEEGVPVSVKIRERLNGAGRRFFANDNIAEFIEPGELAALLDEVQAKMQAVLDSLVIDTANDHNTQDTARRMAKMYIGEVFRGRYGEAPQVTEFPNAARLNELLIVGPITVRSACSHHFCPVIGKLWIGVMPNEHTNVIGLSKYARLTDWIMGRPQIQEEAIVQLADLIMEKTRPDGLAVVMEASHFCMSWRGVREMDSKMVNSVMRGAFLTDATLRREFLSLIPGRG; this is encoded by the coding sequence ATGAACCAAGCCTCGTCTCTCGCGCCCGAAGAGGGCGTCCCCGTCTCCGTCAAGATCCGCGAACGCCTGAACGGTGCGGGCCGGCGCTTCTTTGCCAACGACAACATCGCCGAGTTCATCGAGCCCGGCGAGCTCGCCGCGCTGCTCGACGAAGTGCAGGCCAAGATGCAGGCCGTGCTCGACAGCCTGGTGATAGACACGGCCAACGACCACAACACCCAGGACACCGCGCGGCGCATGGCCAAGATGTACATCGGCGAGGTGTTTCGCGGGCGCTATGGCGAGGCGCCGCAGGTCACCGAATTTCCCAACGCGGCGCGCCTGAACGAGCTGCTCATCGTCGGCCCCATCACCGTGCGCAGCGCCTGCAGCCACCACTTCTGCCCGGTGATAGGCAAGCTCTGGATCGGCGTGATGCCCAACGAGCACACCAACGTGATCGGGTTGTCCAAGTACGCGCGCCTGACCGACTGGATCATGGGCCGCCCGCAGATCCAGGAGGAAGCCATCGTGCAGCTGGCCGACCTCATCATGGAAAAGACCCGGCCCGACGGCCTGGCGGTGGTGATGGAGGCGAGCCACTTCTGCATGTCCTGGCGCGGCGTGCGCGAGATGGACAGCAAGATGGTCAACTCCGTCATGCGTGGCGCCTTCCTGACCGACGCCACGCTGCGCCGTGAATTCCTCTCGCTCATTCCCGGGCGCGGCTGA
- a CDS encoding DUF429 domain-containing protein, which translates to MLLGVDFTSRPGRRKPIVLALGERRGEAVHLSDFVRIESLDGFLHWLRQERAWVGAFDLPFGLPRALVQALGWPMQWRACMQHYAGLSRAQVRTVFAAYCAARPAGQKFAHRATDGPAGSSPSMKWVNPPVALMLHAGMPLLLQAGVHLPGLCAGDARRVALEGYPGLLVRELVGRASYKSDERARQTPERAAVRARIAQALEHGRTRLGLRLQLLPAQRALLLQDASGDHLDAVACLMQAAWAERAHLQGSALYGLPPRLDALEGWILTAPCSPGP; encoded by the coding sequence ATGCTGCTGGGCGTGGACTTCACCAGCCGGCCCGGACGGCGCAAGCCCATCGTGCTGGCGCTGGGCGAGCGCCGCGGCGAGGCGGTGCACCTGAGCGACTTCGTGCGCATCGAAAGCCTGGACGGCTTTCTTCACTGGCTGCGGCAGGAGCGCGCCTGGGTGGGCGCGTTCGATCTGCCCTTCGGCCTGCCGCGCGCGCTGGTGCAGGCGCTGGGCTGGCCAATGCAGTGGCGCGCCTGCATGCAGCATTACGCTGGCCTGAGCCGCGCCCAGGTGCGCACCGTCTTTGCCGCCTACTGCGCGGCGCGTCCGGCGGGCCAGAAGTTCGCCCACCGAGCCACCGACGGGCCGGCGGGCTCCAGCCCCTCGATGAAGTGGGTCAACCCGCCCGTGGCCTTGATGCTGCACGCGGGCATGCCCCTGCTGCTGCAGGCCGGCGTGCATCTGCCGGGCCTGTGCGCGGGCGATGCGCGCCGCGTCGCGCTCGAAGGCTATCCCGGCCTGCTGGTGCGCGAGCTGGTGGGTCGCGCCAGCTACAAGAGCGACGAGCGCGCGCGCCAGACGCCCGAGCGCGCGGCGGTGCGCGCGCGCATCGCGCAGGCGCTGGAGCACGGCCGCACCCGCCTGGGCCTGCGCCTGCAACTGCTGCCTGCACAGCGGGCCCTGCTGCTGCAGGACGCGAGCGGCGACCACCTGGATGCGGTGGCCTGTCTCATGCAGGCAGCCTGGGCCGAGCGTGCGCACCTGCAGGGCAGCGCGCTCTACGGCCTGCCGCCCCGGCTTGATGCGCTGGAGGGCTGGATCCTCACCGCCCCGTGCTCGCCTGGCCCGTGA
- a CDS encoding IclR family transcriptional regulator, with amino-acid sequence MPRTPAPSAPDAAAAVPSPSSPAPAGIQSLELGLELFELLMAQGHALGVSELARLAGMHRAKVYRYLVSLVRAGWVHQDADSGLYQAGPALRHLALAWLARQDWLELASSEARGLAQTQGNTCLVAVQTEAGVCALRVYQPGQGVSVGVAPGALFDLRTSATGRVFAAWAEPAGDALTTAQRARIRGQGVAVVEGEHAPGINALGAPVFDAHGHLLLALTLVGHGAALRADATGTAALALRAACARVSGALGWQPPQR; translated from the coding sequence ATGCCTCGCACCCCCGCACCTTCCGCGCCCGACGCTGCAGCGGCAGTACCGTCGCCCTCCTCGCCCGCCCCGGCAGGCATCCAGTCCCTGGAGCTCGGGCTTGAGCTCTTCGAGCTGTTGATGGCGCAGGGACACGCGCTGGGCGTTTCCGAACTGGCGCGCCTGGCGGGCATGCACCGCGCCAAGGTCTACCGCTACCTGGTCAGCCTGGTGCGCGCCGGTTGGGTGCATCAGGATGCGGACAGCGGCCTGTACCAGGCCGGCCCGGCGCTGCGCCACCTGGCGCTTGCCTGGCTGGCGCGTCAGGACTGGCTGGAGCTCGCCAGCAGCGAGGCGCGCGGACTCGCCCAGACCCAGGGCAATACCTGCCTGGTGGCCGTGCAGACGGAAGCCGGCGTGTGCGCGCTGCGCGTCTATCAGCCGGGCCAGGGGGTATCGGTGGGCGTGGCGCCGGGTGCCTTGTTCGACCTGCGCACCTCGGCCACCGGCCGGGTGTTCGCGGCGTGGGCCGAGCCGGCGGGGGACGCGCTGACGACGGCACAGCGCGCGCGCATCCGCGGCCAGGGCGTGGCCGTGGTCGAGGGCGAGCACGCGCCGGGCATCAACGCGCTGGGTGCGCCGGTGTTCGACGCCCACGGCCACCTGCTGCTGGCCCTGACGCTGGTGGGGCACGGCGCGGCGCTGCGGGCCGACGCCACCGGCACCGCCGCGCTGGCGCTGCGCGCGGCCTGCGCACGCGTGTCTGGCGCGCTGGGCTGGCAGCCGCCGCAGCGCTGA
- a CDS encoding homogentisate 1,2-dioxygenase has product MKKYITFPLREGVHSRQAHCDIPDGLYEREHGRNGFFGPASHILHKHKPTGWSQWEGPLELTLLDLNKLEDSAPCPWKARRFMHNAQTQVHFWKFGASMPDLARNGDGDMILFFHRGEGEFFCDYGHMSYREGDYINIPRGTSWRLETQVRNEVLTIEATEDLFVLPERGILGHHAQFDLAVLDTPKIDDAFKAQYSDTRETRVRAKRRGQVTTVTFPYNFLDAVGWHGDCVPVKLNWRDIRELLSDRYHLPPTVHATFLSNTIIVCTFAPRPIESDPGALKVPFFHNNDEFDESIFYHQGEFFSRDNIKPGMFTLHPSGFHHGPHPKAFAAAAANNQGERKYTDEVAVMIDSRYPLQLDDVDAVKVPDYVHSWKE; this is encoded by the coding sequence ATGAAGAAGTACATCACCTTTCCGCTGCGCGAGGGCGTGCACAGCCGCCAGGCCCATTGCGACATTCCCGATGGGCTGTACGAGCGCGAGCATGGCCGCAACGGCTTCTTCGGCCCCGCAAGCCACATCCTGCACAAACACAAGCCTACGGGCTGGAGCCAATGGGAAGGGCCGCTGGAGCTGACGCTGCTGGATTTGAACAAGCTCGAAGACAGCGCCCCCTGCCCCTGGAAGGCGCGCCGTTTCATGCACAACGCCCAGACCCAGGTGCATTTCTGGAAGTTCGGCGCCTCCATGCCCGATCTGGCGCGCAACGGCGACGGCGACATGATCCTGTTCTTCCACCGTGGCGAAGGCGAGTTCTTCTGCGACTACGGCCACATGAGCTACCGCGAGGGCGACTACATCAACATCCCCCGCGGCACCTCCTGGCGTCTGGAGACCCAGGTGCGCAATGAAGTCCTGACCATCGAGGCGACCGAAGACCTCTTCGTGCTGCCCGAGCGCGGCATCCTCGGCCACCACGCGCAGTTCGACCTCGCGGTGCTCGACACGCCCAAGATCGACGATGCCTTCAAGGCCCAGTACAGCGACACGCGCGAGACCCGGGTGCGCGCCAAGCGCCGCGGCCAGGTGACCACCGTCACCTTCCCCTACAACTTCCTGGATGCGGTGGGCTGGCATGGCGACTGCGTGCCGGTCAAGCTCAACTGGCGCGACATCCGCGAGCTGCTCTCGGACCGCTACCACCTGCCGCCGACGGTGCACGCCACCTTCCTGTCGAACACCATCATCGTCTGCACCTTCGCGCCGCGCCCCATCGAGAGCGACCCGGGCGCGCTCAAGGTGCCGTTCTTTCACAACAACGACGAGTTCGACGAATCCATCTTCTACCACCAGGGCGAATTCTTCTCGCGCGACAACATCAAGCCCGGCATGTTCACGCTGCATCCCTCGGGCTTTCACCACGGCCCGCACCCCAAGGCCTTCGCGGCGGCCGCGGCCAACAACCAGGGCGAGCGCAAGTACACCGACGAAGTGGCGGTGATGATCGATTCGCGCTACCCGCTGCAGCTCGACGACGTGGACGCCGTCAAGGTGCCCGACTACGTCCATTCCTGGAAGGAATGA
- a CDS encoding TRAP transporter substrate-binding protein, protein MKFKTTLLLGLLAAAFSGSTLAAVTGKFAVTLPEKSHQGQGVAKFVELVKAKSGGEIDIKPYYGGALGDDVKVTSALQGGTIEFTVPQTSTLTGMVKPYEVLDFPFLFANTEQAEKVLDGPIGQKLMDLLPAHGLVGLAYWENGFFNATNSKHPIAKVEDFKGLKFRSIQARITQETIKALGANPVPLAVPELYTALETKTIDGQGTPNAVIAALKLYEVQKYLSITQHTYGAFIPLASKKFWDKLTPDQQKILKDAAVEARAYQRQVARDQAAGAQKMMADKGIQVNEVTAEEHARMRAAVQPVWDMFTPDVGADLVKEIEAAIK, encoded by the coding sequence ATGAAGTTCAAGACCACCCTGCTGCTGGGCCTGCTGGCCGCGGCGTTTTCCGGCTCCACGCTGGCGGCGGTGACGGGCAAGTTTGCCGTCACCCTGCCCGAGAAATCCCACCAGGGCCAGGGCGTGGCCAAGTTCGTCGAACTGGTCAAGGCCAAGAGCGGCGGCGAAATCGACATCAAGCCCTACTACGGCGGCGCGCTGGGCGACGACGTCAAGGTGACCTCCGCCCTGCAGGGCGGCACCATCGAATTCACCGTGCCGCAAACTTCCACGCTGACCGGCATGGTCAAGCCCTATGAAGTGCTGGACTTCCCCTTCCTCTTCGCCAACACCGAACAGGCCGAGAAGGTGCTCGACGGCCCGATCGGGCAGAAGCTCATGGACCTGCTGCCGGCCCACGGCCTGGTGGGCCTGGCCTACTGGGAAAACGGCTTCTTCAACGCCACCAACAGCAAGCACCCGATTGCCAAGGTGGAAGACTTCAAGGGGCTGAAGTTCCGCTCCATCCAGGCCAGGATCACCCAGGAAACCATCAAGGCGCTGGGCGCCAACCCGGTGCCGCTGGCGGTCCCCGAGCTCTATACGGCGCTGGAAACCAAGACCATAGACGGCCAGGGCACGCCCAATGCGGTGATCGCCGCGCTCAAGCTCTACGAGGTGCAGAAGTACCTCTCGATCACCCAGCACACCTACGGCGCCTTCATCCCGCTGGCGTCCAAGAAGTTCTGGGACAAGCTCACGCCCGACCAGCAGAAGATCCTCAAGGACGCCGCCGTGGAGGCGCGCGCCTACCAGCGCCAGGTCGCGCGTGACCAGGCAGCCGGTGCGCAGAAGATGATGGCCGACAAGGGCATCCAGGTGAACGAGGTGACGGCCGAGGAGCACGCCCGCATGCGCGCCGCGGTGCAGCCGGTGTGGGACATGTTCACGCCCGACGTCGGCGCCGACCTGGTCAAGGAAATCGAGGCCGCTATCAAGTAA
- a CDS encoding TRAP transporter large permease: MTATVFLISLLTLIALGVPIAFALMFSGIALMLVTGQFDSQVVVQNAIAGADNFVLMAVPFFILAGELMNAGGLSKRIVEMAGAFVGHLRGGLGYVAIGAGIMLASLSGSAVADTAALAAILVPMMRQAGYNPARACGLMAASGIIAPVIPPSIGFLIFGVTANVSITRLFLAGIVPGVLMGLVLVIAWWFVARSQNAAITARVPLGRRLRLLGQGGWALMMPVIIIGGLRFGIFTPTESAVVAAAYALFVGLVVYRELNWRNIYEALLSTARTTSVVLLLAALAMVASYMITITDISGQVGGWLEGLVGSPMLLMAAMMVVVFFAGMVLDFIPIVLIFTPVFLPIVKAADIDPVYFGVVFIMNCSIGMITPPVGVVLNVVSSVGKVTMDEAVRGILPFLLALAALLVLLILFPALVTVPAEWWR, encoded by the coding sequence ATGACCGCCACCGTCTTCCTGATCTCCCTGCTCACCCTGATCGCGCTGGGGGTGCCGATCGCGTTCGCGCTGATGTTCTCGGGCATCGCGCTGATGCTCGTCACCGGCCAGTTCGACAGCCAGGTGGTGGTGCAGAACGCGATCGCCGGGGCCGACAACTTCGTGCTGATGGCCGTGCCCTTCTTCATCCTGGCGGGCGAGCTGATGAACGCCGGCGGCCTGTCCAAGCGCATCGTGGAGATGGCCGGCGCCTTCGTCGGCCACTTGCGCGGCGGCCTGGGCTACGTGGCCATAGGCGCGGGCATCATGCTCGCCAGCCTTTCGGGTTCGGCCGTAGCCGATACGGCGGCGCTGGCGGCCATCCTCGTGCCCATGATGCGCCAGGCCGGCTACAACCCCGCACGCGCCTGCGGCCTGATGGCGGCCAGCGGCATCATCGCGCCGGTGATACCGCCGTCCATCGGCTTTCTCATCTTCGGCGTGACGGCCAACGTGTCCATCACCCGGCTGTTCCTCGCGGGCATCGTGCCCGGCGTGCTCATGGGGCTGGTGCTGGTGATTGCCTGGTGGTTCGTGGCGCGCAGCCAGAACGCCGCGATCACGGCGCGCGTGCCCTTGGGGCGGCGCCTGCGCCTGCTGGGCCAGGGCGGCTGGGCCTTGATGATGCCGGTGATCATCATCGGCGGCCTGCGCTTCGGCATCTTCACGCCCACCGAGTCGGCCGTGGTGGCCGCGGCCTACGCGCTCTTCGTCGGCCTGGTGGTGTACCGCGAGCTGAACTGGCGCAACATCTACGAGGCCCTGCTCTCCACCGCGCGCACCACCTCCGTCGTGCTGCTGCTGGCGGCGCTGGCCATGGTGGCCTCCTACATGATCACCATCACCGACATCTCGGGGCAGGTGGGCGGCTGGCTCGAAGGGCTGGTGGGTTCGCCCATGCTCCTGATGGCGGCCATGATGGTGGTGGTCTTCTTCGCCGGCATGGTGCTGGACTTCATCCCCATCGTGCTGATCTTCACGCCGGTGTTCCTGCCCATCGTGAAGGCCGCGGACATCGATCCGGTGTACTTCGGCGTGGTCTTCATCATGAACTGCTCAATCGGCATGATCACCCCCCCGGTGGGCGTGGTGCTCAACGTGGTCAGCTCGGTCGGCAAGGTGACGATGGACGAGGCGGTGCGCGGCATCCTGCCCTTCCTGCTGGCACTGGCGGCGCTGCTGGTGCTGCTTATCCTGTTCCCCGCACTGGTCACGGTGCCCGCCGAATGGTGGCGCTGA
- a CDS encoding TRAP transporter small permease, with amino-acid sequence MPLHTEHAPNPWARRITHTFEVLIVACLAIMGILVFGNVVLRYAFNSGIAVSEELSRLLFVWLIFLGAVLASAQRIHIGFDTLQRRVGPRLRRALITFSGLLILAGCVVFIVGGWKQTVINLGNTYPVLGISYAWLYGVGIVFGVALIVPVSYNIVRALRGDFDKMTHDLGDRIEQASERIEAEVGGQTGPRA; translated from the coding sequence ATGCCCTTGCACACCGAACACGCGCCCAACCCCTGGGCAAGGCGCATCACGCACACCTTTGAAGTGCTCATCGTGGCCTGTCTTGCCATCATGGGCATCCTGGTGTTTGGCAACGTGGTGCTGCGCTACGCCTTCAATTCCGGCATCGCGGTATCGGAAGAGCTCTCGCGCCTGCTCTTCGTCTGGCTGATCTTTCTCGGGGCGGTGCTGGCTTCGGCCCAGCGCATACACATCGGCTTCGACACGCTGCAGCGGCGCGTGGGGCCGCGCCTGCGCCGCGCACTCATCACCTTTTCGGGCCTGTTGATCCTGGCCGGCTGCGTGGTGTTCATCGTCGGCGGCTGGAAGCAGACCGTGATCAACCTGGGCAACACCTACCCGGTGCTGGGCATCTCCTACGCCTGGCTGTACGGCGTGGGCATCGTCTTCGGCGTGGCGCTGATCGTGCCGGTCAGCTACAACATCGTGCGGGCGCTGCGCGGCGACTTCGACAAGATGACGCACGACCTGGGCGACCGCATCGAGCAGGCTTCCGAGCGCATCGAAGCCGAGGTCGGCGGCCAGACGGGACCGCGCGCATGA
- a CDS encoding amidase, with protein sequence MSALHELGAQALLDAYRRRSLSPLEVASALLHHIEIWEPQLHAAYLLQPERTLEQARASEARWLRGAPCGPLDGVPVTIKDNIATRGDPTPLGTAASELQPSAVNAPPAQRLREAGAVLLCKTTMPDYGMLSSGVSSFHATARNPWNLDKGPGGSSAGAGAAAAAGYGPLHVGTDIGGSIRLPAAWCGVFGFKPSLGRVPIDPPYTGRCAGPITRSVGDAALMMQVLAQPDVRDSMGLPPQLVDWGAHARGMQRLRGLRLGLLLDAGCGLAVDAQVRASVEAAARLFEQAGASIVPMQPWLGREMLDGMDHFWRMRSLMDLRQLGPGRRARVLPYIRDWAESAASFSAEHVYHASQQFHATRVATVRACSQVDYVLSPTAPITAFAAELPSPTNNPLRPLEHIAFTVPFNMSEQPAASIACGVDGAGLPIGLQIAGQRFDDLGVLQLAHAFERLRAPLPPWPEPPRH encoded by the coding sequence ATGAGCGCGCTGCACGAACTGGGCGCGCAGGCCCTGCTTGACGCCTACCGGCGCCGCAGCCTCTCGCCCCTGGAAGTGGCCAGCGCGCTGCTGCACCACATCGAGATCTGGGAGCCGCAGCTTCACGCCGCCTATCTGCTGCAGCCCGAACGCACGCTGGAGCAGGCGCGCGCGAGCGAGGCCCGCTGGCTGCGGGGCGCGCCCTGCGGGCCGCTGGACGGCGTGCCCGTAACCATCAAGGACAACATCGCCACGCGCGGCGACCCGACACCCCTGGGCACGGCGGCGAGCGAACTCCAGCCCTCGGCCGTGAACGCACCTCCAGCCCAGCGTCTGCGCGAAGCCGGTGCGGTGCTGCTGTGCAAGACCACCATGCCCGACTACGGCATGCTGTCTTCGGGCGTTTCCAGCTTTCACGCGACGGCGCGCAACCCCTGGAACCTGGACAAGGGGCCGGGCGGCTCCAGCGCCGGCGCGGGCGCCGCGGCCGCCGCCGGCTACGGGCCGCTGCACGTCGGCACCGACATCGGCGGCTCCATCCGCCTGCCTGCCGCCTGGTGCGGCGTGTTCGGCTTCAAGCCCAGCCTGGGACGCGTGCCCATCGACCCACCCTACACCGGGCGCTGCGCCGGGCCGATCACGCGCAGCGTGGGCGATGCGGCGCTGATGATGCAAGTGCTGGCGCAGCCGGACGTGCGCGACAGCATGGGCCTGCCGCCCCAGCTGGTGGACTGGGGGGCACATGCGCGCGGCATGCAGCGCCTTCGCGGTCTGCGCCTGGGGCTGCTGCTCGATGCCGGCTGCGGCCTGGCCGTCGATGCCCAGGTGCGCGCCAGCGTCGAAGCGGCGGCACGGCTGTTCGAACAGGCGGGTGCCAGCATCGTGCCGATGCAGCCCTGGCTCGGGCGCGAGATGCTCGACGGCATGGACCACTTCTGGCGCATGCGCTCACTCATGGACCTGCGCCAGCTCGGGCCCGGACGCCGCGCCCGCGTGCTGCCCTACATTCGCGACTGGGCCGAGAGCGCGGCCAGCTTCAGCGCCGAGCACGTCTACCACGCGAGCCAGCAGTTTCATGCCACGCGCGTGGCCACGGTGCGGGCCTGCTCGCAGGTGGACTACGTGCTCTCGCCCACGGCGCCCATCACCGCATTCGCGGCCGAACTGCCCTCGCCCACCAACAACCCGCTGCGCCCGTTGGAGCACATTGCCTTCACCGTACCCTTCAACATGTCGGAGCAGCCCGCCGCCTCGATCGCCTGCGGCGTGGACGGCGCGGGGCTGCCCATAGGCCTGCAGATCGCCGGGCAGCGCTTTGACGACCTGGGCGTGCTGCAACTGGCCCATGCCTTCGAGCGGCTGCGCGCGCCGCTGCCGCCCTGGCCCGAGCCGCCGCGCCACTAA
- the pth gene encoding aminoacyl-tRNA hydrolase, whose amino-acid sequence MIRLFVGLGNPGPEYEATRHNVGFWFIDRLARQLGANLLPERAWHGLAARTSVQGRAIWLLEPQTFMNASGRSVAALARFYKIAPQEILVVHDELDFSPGQIRLKHGGSHGGHNGLRDIHAQLGASDYWRLRIGIGHPGVKAEVIHWVLGRPAQGDRQLMEKALEHGLDSIAQLVTGEMDKATQRINTAALP is encoded by the coding sequence ATGATCAGACTCTTCGTCGGGCTGGGCAACCCCGGGCCCGAGTACGAAGCCACGCGCCACAACGTCGGCTTCTGGTTCATCGACCGCCTTGCCCGGCAACTGGGCGCGAACCTGCTGCCCGAGCGCGCCTGGCACGGCCTGGCGGCGCGCACCAGCGTGCAGGGACGCGCCATCTGGCTGCTTGAGCCGCAGACCTTCATGAACGCCTCGGGCAGATCGGTGGCCGCGCTGGCGCGCTTCTACAAGATCGCGCCGCAGGAAATCCTGGTCGTGCACGACGAGCTGGATTTCTCGCCGGGCCAGATCCGGCTCAAGCACGGCGGCAGCCATGGCGGGCACAACGGCCTGCGCGACATCCACGCGCAGCTGGGCGCAAGCGACTATTGGCGCCTGCGCATAGGCATAGGGCATCCGGGCGTCAAGGCCGAAGTCATCCATTGGGTGCTGGGCCGCCCCGCCCAGGGCGACAGACAGCTGATGGAAAAGGCCCTGGAACACGGCCTGGACAGCATCGCGCAGCTGGTCACAGGCGAGATGGACAAGGCCACCCAGCGCATCAACACGGCGGCGCTGCCATGA
- a CDS encoding 50S ribosomal protein L25/general stress protein Ctc: MKFVAFERNTQGTGASRRLRVTGRAPGIVYGAGSEPQMIELDHNALWHALQKEAFHSSILDMELGDQTSRVLLRDVQFHPYKQQVLHVDFQRVDEKTRIHMKVPLHFEGIEASPAVATEGCTVTPLLHELDVICMPSQLPEHITVDLSALTSKTIPGLQSISLPVGVKAVVRGSNKNPALVSVKLPEVIEEEPAAADAAAAAAPAKK; the protein is encoded by the coding sequence ATGAAATTCGTCGCTTTTGAGCGCAACACGCAAGGTACGGGTGCGAGCCGCCGTCTGCGCGTCACGGGCCGCGCGCCCGGCATCGTCTATGGCGCGGGCAGCGAGCCGCAAATGATCGAGCTGGACCACAACGCGCTGTGGCACGCCCTGCAGAAGGAGGCCTTCCACTCCTCCATCCTGGACATGGAACTGGGCGACCAGACCAGCAGGGTGCTGCTGCGCGACGTGCAGTTCCACCCCTACAAGCAACAGGTGCTGCACGTGGACTTCCAGCGCGTGGACGAGAAGACCCGCATCCACATGAAGGTGCCGCTGCACTTCGAAGGCATCGAGGCTTCGCCCGCCGTTGCCACCGAAGGCTGCACCGTCACGCCGCTGCTGCATGAGCTGGACGTGATCTGCATGCCTTCGCAACTGCCCGAGCACATCACGGTGGACCTGAGCGCCCTGACCTCCAAGACCATCCCCGGTCTGCAATCGATCAGCCTGCCCGTGGGCGTGAAGGCCGTGGTGCGCGGCTCCAACAAGAACCCGGCGCTGGTCTCGGTCAAGCTGCCCGAGGTGATCGAGGAAGAGCCGGCCGCGGCCGACGCTGCGGCAGCAGCGGCCCCCGCCAAGAAGTGA